In Corynebacterium matruchotii, a single genomic region encodes these proteins:
- a CDS encoding YceI family protein encodes MDTRRKPIIIGGVVIIVLLAIFALGTVVMSLLSTPGVHTPELNADNAKPASTDVGGEWQVVTGDAPNISSVGFTFDEILPSDKRTTSGSTQAVRGTITVDDVTLQPGGRIEVDMTSINTDTQRRDVNVRTKLFDTDNYPDAAFEVTEPVDLSALPDDGSVGMVTVPGKLTIKGETREVKPEFQAVRDGDKLTVSTVLRFNRLDYGVKTPEFIAAKVSEEGDLNVLLTFKKS; translated from the coding sequence ATGGATACTCGACGTAAACCTATTATCATCGGCGGTGTTGTCATTATTGTGCTGTTGGCGATATTCGCCCTGGGCACGGTGGTGATGTCGTTATTAAGCACTCCAGGGGTGCACACCCCGGAGTTGAATGCGGATAACGCCAAGCCGGCATCAACGGATGTGGGGGGCGAATGGCAAGTGGTCACCGGTGACGCGCCAAATATTTCCTCGGTAGGGTTTACGTTCGATGAGATTTTACCGTCGGATAAGCGCACTACCTCCGGCTCTACCCAGGCGGTGCGGGGAACCATTACTGTCGACGACGTAACGTTGCAGCCTGGTGGCCGGATCGAGGTGGACATGACGTCGATTAACACGGACACGCAGCGGCGCGACGTGAACGTGCGCACCAAGCTGTTCGACACGGACAACTACCCGGATGCGGCTTTTGAGGTGACCGAGCCGGTGGATTTGTCCGCGTTGCCAGATGACGGTTCAGTGGGCATGGTTACAGTGCCGGGGAAGCTCACTATCAAGGGGGAAACCCGGGAGGTAAAGCCCGAGTTCCAGGCGGTGCGTGATGGGGACAAGCTCACGGTGAGTACGGTGCTGCGGTTTAACCGGTTGGATTACGGGGTAAAAACCCCCGAGTTCATTGCGGCAAAAGTGTCCGAGGAGGGTGACCTGAATGTGCTCTTGACTTTCAAAAAGTCATGA
- a CDS encoding alpha/beta fold hydrolase: MKLADLRGRKRTLVVVSVVMIAFGWFLHPDSDATVGQFRSVAGRKEYVTHYREAMRRFPTPPSVTADVDTDFGAVRVYEWHTPETRDSMPVVLIPGRSSGAPMWADNLAAFSSRHRVIAFDALGDAGLSVQAAPLADMADQAAWIHQVLVRQAPRGAHIVGHSFGGATAAAYARHYPTEVRSLTLLEPVFTFSYPSARLMAWTMVASLPGLPTGWRNHALGRIGGTDYDPTEPMARMIDAGTHHYDAHLPTPSLLSDDDARALTMPCYVAIASTDSLAGGDKAQHRAGELLPHAQVEVWPDTTHSLPMQVAEPLGKKLTDFWETSS, from the coding sequence ATGAAGCTTGCTGACCTCCGCGGCCGGAAACGCACCCTCGTTGTGGTGTCGGTTGTTATGATCGCGTTTGGTTGGTTCCTGCACCCTGATTCCGATGCCACTGTTGGGCAGTTCCGTTCTGTCGCCGGCCGGAAGGAATATGTCACGCACTATCGGGAGGCTATGCGACGCTTCCCCACCCCGCCTAGTGTTACGGCTGATGTTGACACGGATTTTGGGGCGGTCCGGGTGTACGAATGGCACACCCCAGAGACGAGGGACAGCATGCCGGTGGTGCTTATTCCCGGGAGGTCGTCTGGAGCCCCAATGTGGGCGGATAATCTTGCCGCGTTCAGTAGCCGCCACCGGGTGATAGCGTTCGACGCGTTGGGGGACGCTGGCCTGTCGGTCCAGGCCGCCCCCTTGGCGGATATGGCCGATCAGGCTGCGTGGATTCACCAGGTTTTAGTTAGGCAGGCGCCCCGCGGGGCGCATATTGTTGGGCATTCCTTCGGCGGCGCCACTGCCGCGGCCTATGCCCGCCACTACCCCACCGAGGTGCGATCACTCACGCTGCTGGAGCCGGTATTCACGTTCAGCTACCCGTCCGCCCGGCTCATGGCCTGGACCATGGTTGCCTCACTGCCGGGGCTTCCCACCGGTTGGCGGAACCACGCCTTGGGCCGCATTGGTGGTACCGACTATGATCCCACCGAACCCATGGCCCGCATGATTGACGCCGGCACCCACCACTATGACGCGCACCTGCCCACCCCCAGCCTGCTGTCCGACGATGATGCGCGTGCCCTCACCATGCCCTGCTATGTGGCGATAGCTAGCACGGATTCGCTCGCCGGCGGGGACAAAGCTCAGCACCGCGCAGGTGAGCTACTCCCCCACGCCCAGGTGGAGGTGTGGCCGGATACCACTCATTCGCTCCCCATGCAGGTTGCCGAACCGCTGGGGAAGAAACTCACCGACTTCTGGGAAACGTCATCGTGA
- a CDS encoding MFS transporter: MSQLQQTVTKPTAAPRVDAATRRRIIIASMVGTTIEFYDFYVYATAAVAVFPYLFFPKNDDPTIGLLASFATFGLAFVARPLGSIVFGHFGDRIGRKATLVGSLLTMGIATFLIGLLPTYGQVGIIAPALLALMRFCQGLGLGGEWSGAALLATETADKGKRAWAAMWPQLGAPFGFLVANGFFLILVTVLNHTDGDFEGAFMTWGWRIPFLLSAIMVIVGLYVRFRLEETPVFKKAVESGKKVKTPLAEVFRTSWKPLILGTFIMVSCYTLFYLVTTWVLSYGIAKKGVGLGIPYLDFLKLQLVSIFAFIVSIPVAGRLADSRGRKRTLIAVSAVMIAFGLTFSWLLRPDTATEGTVLVFLTVGMFIMGLIFGPMSAVLPELFPTNVRYTGSGISYNVASILGAAIAPFVATALVKSYGVGAVGIYLIVVSVLSLIAILLMKETKHFDMSDI; this comes from the coding sequence ATGTCTCAACTGCAACAAACAGTCACCAAACCTACAGCCGCGCCCCGAGTTGACGCGGCCACTCGCCGGCGGATTATTATCGCGTCTATGGTGGGCACCACCATTGAGTTTTATGACTTCTACGTCTACGCCACTGCCGCCGTTGCTGTCTTCCCGTATTTGTTCTTCCCGAAAAACGACGACCCCACCATTGGGCTTTTAGCGTCTTTCGCTACGTTTGGCTTGGCATTCGTCGCCCGCCCTTTGGGTTCTATTGTTTTCGGTCACTTCGGTGATCGTATCGGCCGGAAAGCCACCCTGGTTGGTTCGTTGCTGACCATGGGTATTGCCACATTCCTCATTGGTCTGCTCCCCACCTATGGCCAGGTTGGTATTATCGCCCCTGCCCTATTGGCTCTCATGCGGTTCTGTCAGGGCCTTGGGCTGGGTGGCGAATGGTCCGGTGCCGCGTTGCTGGCGACGGAAACCGCCGACAAGGGGAAACGTGCCTGGGCCGCCATGTGGCCGCAGCTGGGTGCCCCGTTTGGTTTCCTGGTTGCTAACGGTTTCTTCCTGATCCTTGTCACCGTCTTAAACCACACTGATGGTGATTTTGAGGGGGCCTTTATGACCTGGGGTTGGCGGATTCCCTTCCTGCTCAGCGCCATCATGGTCATTGTTGGGTTGTATGTGCGGTTCCGGCTGGAGGAAACCCCGGTGTTTAAGAAGGCTGTGGAGTCCGGGAAGAAGGTGAAGACTCCCCTGGCCGAGGTGTTCCGTACCTCATGGAAGCCGTTAATTCTGGGCACGTTCATCATGGTGTCCTGCTATACCCTGTTTTACCTGGTCACCACCTGGGTGCTTTCCTATGGTATTGCCAAGAAGGGTGTTGGGTTGGGTATCCCCTACCTGGACTTTTTGAAGCTGCAGCTCGTCTCGATTTTCGCGTTCATCGTGAGCATTCCGGTTGCGGGGCGGCTTGCTGATTCCCGGGGCCGGAAGCGCACTCTTATAGCGGTTTCCGCCGTCATGATTGCGTTTGGTCTTACCTTCTCCTGGTTGCTGCGCCCGGATACCGCCACTGAGGGCACGGTTTTAGTGTTCCTCACGGTTGGTATGTTCATCATGGGCCTTATTTTCGGCCCCATGTCCGCGGTGCTGCCCGAGCTGTTCCCCACCAATGTGCGCTACACCGGTTCCGGGATTAGCTATAATGTGGCGTCCATCCTGGGTGCCGCTATCGCCCCGTTTGTTGCGACGGCGTTGGTGAAGTCCTATGGTGTGGGTGCCGTTGGTATTTATCTTATTGTTGTGTCCGTGCTTTCCCTCATCGCTATCTTGCTGATGAAGGAAACCAAGCATTTTGATATGTCTGACATTTAA
- a CDS encoding cyclophilin-like fold protein — protein MIVSLAPARPRGALSLIFIVAGILALASCSSTPSQQSPSPSTSSASGNDSAASTPIRVTINGQVLHARLWDNAPARDLLDRLPLTVRLQDVDNQEKVGYLPKPPLSADGMPEGDDPQPGDIGWFRPWNTLAFYYGDVSYSGGIARIGRFDDPIDLVKAQTGFFHATIERAS, from the coding sequence ATGATCGTTTCATTGGCTCCAGCGCGCCCCCGGGGTGCCCTATCGCTCATATTTATAGTTGCCGGGATCCTCGCACTCGCCTCCTGCTCCAGCACGCCGTCGCAACAATCACCGTCCCCATCCACATCATCTGCGTCTGGGAACGATTCGGCCGCAAGCACGCCGATCCGGGTCACCATCAACGGTCAGGTGCTACATGCCCGCCTATGGGACAATGCTCCGGCGCGGGATCTGCTTGATCGGTTGCCGCTGACGGTAAGACTGCAGGATGTAGATAATCAGGAAAAGGTTGGGTATTTGCCGAAACCACCGTTGTCTGCGGATGGTATGCCCGAGGGTGATGATCCGCAGCCTGGTGATATTGGGTGGTTTCGGCCGTGGAATACTCTTGCTTTTTATTATGGTGATGTTAGTTATTCGGGTGGGATTGCCCGTATTGGCCGGTTTGATGATCCTATTGATCTTGTGAAGGCGCAGACGGGGTTCTTTCACGCCACTATTGAGCGTGCATCGTAA
- a CDS encoding class I SAM-dependent methyltransferase, with translation MQALQDTGRYHHLAAINADVWPGIVTIPTGMFAASKARRAEAEFATACEKAGLDLDGPQPDLRVLYEEVFTRIAYSGWLGLAEGYMAGEWESDNLVRVLTGLLEAGYRPRCGKLEVGGLYLGEEIPDSLVRLYSGDGMSTHGPVFSSGVPTTERVYMKSYVPGAGKKDEPGQHFVDITELSPPTLVERADLGDAQVRAAVGLLDAAHVGIGTHVLDFPSSGPTIPIAAARRSATVDVLSSDAQQVADVQDVVALADVDSSVQVRLLESLFPNPRTWPSHYDVITSVEKLEVMDTQAQRVYAQSLNRMLVHGGFLAIQTVVATDKLSVTLDRCADVLRAYIWPALNYLTIEQLHRLFDVNTDLRIIAQTHMGSHYVEGLAMQRETFEAQSREAAANGYDRVYRNLWVFQLALREALFRVGALDALQLVVTSRYRRAWG, from the coding sequence GTGCAAGCTCTGCAAGATACCGGCAGGTATCATCATTTAGCTGCGATAAATGCGGATGTGTGGCCGGGCATCGTCACGATTCCTACAGGAATGTTCGCAGCGTCAAAAGCCCGCCGGGCGGAAGCCGAGTTTGCTACCGCCTGCGAAAAGGCCGGGCTGGATCTTGACGGCCCTCAACCGGATCTGCGGGTGCTATACGAGGAGGTCTTTACCCGGATTGCGTACTCCGGTTGGCTGGGGCTGGCCGAAGGTTATATGGCCGGGGAGTGGGAAAGTGATAATCTGGTGCGGGTACTCACCGGCCTGCTGGAGGCGGGCTACCGTCCTAGGTGCGGCAAACTAGAGGTGGGCGGATTATATTTAGGGGAGGAAATCCCCGACAGTTTGGTGCGACTGTATTCCGGTGATGGGATGAGCACGCACGGTCCAGTATTTTCCTCTGGGGTGCCCACAACGGAACGGGTGTACATGAAAAGCTATGTGCCGGGAGCCGGGAAGAAAGACGAGCCGGGCCAGCATTTTGTGGACATCACCGAATTATCGCCCCCCACACTGGTGGAACGGGCGGATTTGGGGGACGCCCAGGTGCGGGCGGCCGTGGGGTTGTTAGACGCGGCGCATGTAGGCATAGGCACCCATGTGCTGGATTTTCCCAGTTCGGGTCCGACGATTCCCATTGCGGCGGCCCGGCGGTCGGCCACCGTGGATGTGTTAAGCAGTGACGCTCAGCAGGTGGCGGATGTGCAGGATGTGGTGGCGCTGGCGGATGTGGATTCGTCGGTGCAGGTGCGGCTGTTGGAGTCGCTTTTCCCTAATCCGCGCACGTGGCCAAGCCATTACGATGTGATTACCAGCGTCGAAAAGCTCGAAGTCATGGATACCCAAGCGCAGCGAGTGTATGCGCAATCGTTAAACCGGATGCTGGTGCATGGTGGGTTTTTAGCGATCCAAACGGTGGTGGCGACAGATAAGCTGTCGGTAACGCTTGACCGGTGTGCGGATGTGCTGCGGGCGTATATTTGGCCGGCATTGAACTATCTCACTATCGAGCAACTGCATCGTCTTTTCGACGTGAACACGGACCTGCGGATCATTGCGCAAACGCACATGGGGTCGCACTATGTTGAGGGGCTAGCGATGCAGCGGGAGACGTTTGAGGCGCAGTCCCGGGAGGCCGCCGCGAATGGTTATGATCGGGTGTATCGGAACCTGTGGGTGTTTCAGCTGGCGCTGCGGGAGGCATTATTCCGGGTGGGGGCGCTCGATGCGCTGCAGCTAGTGGTGACGTCTCGGTATCGACGCGCCTGGGGGTAA